A portion of the Acidisarcina polymorpha genome contains these proteins:
- a CDS encoding lectin-like domain-containing protein, whose product MRSIPFKALILIAVDVLAFGQVAASAQTASSSALNSQPTTNSKLAAVNPAVKANFAKLPLSFEANQGQTDGQVKFLSRGQGYSLFLTDREAVLALHKNEAQPVHGRGGKPAFPAQAGKIDVVRMELDGASQGVRVAGEEPLPGKSNYFIGSDPSKWHTNVPTYSKVKYNNVYPGIDLVYYGSQQQLEYDFVVARNADPKQARLRFTGASKLKLNHDGDLEIVARDGEIAFHKPVAYQMKDGQRQPVEGRFQLLTKNTVGFAVKDYDHSRELVIDPVLGYSTYLSGSGSTGYTEGLAIAVDNSGQAVVTGFTNSTTFPVTSGAYQPTLEEFAQDAFVTKLNSTGTALIYSTFLGGSSGATGSAIALDSAGDAYVGGSAFSGYPTTPGAFQTTYHCVPSAYCSIGFVTELNPQGSALVFSTYLGGSGRNGGYGDAVLGLALDVNKNIYATGYTASLDFPVTSGAFQTTNKAPTDHPYNAFLSKLNAGGAHLVYSTYLGGSGYTGEYRVSGDRGLSVGVDGSGFAYVGGLTISPDFPTTSGTLQTVYYGGDFGTGFVSKFNADGSSLLYSTYISGTRYPTRTDAGDVVNAIAVDSSGDAYITGSTVSLNFPVTANAFQKVKNSFGASISFVSKINPKGTGFVYSTYLGSLYNVGDIDDQGNGIAVDANGEATVTGATFDEYFPVTPDAFQPQNHSYSNSFAANAFLTRLNRDGSALIYSTYLGGHYEASGSAVALDSADNAYLTGITSGGAFPVSVGAFQPKYSGNHDYYNAFVSEIYFGTLPAPVATTTTLSTSANTVQKGVPVTLTAHVTLADGTAVTRGGVNLFLNGNGQYFDTVDLDSAGNAIFTTSTISPGTYKISAEYVNNSNELPNYGPSASPSLSLTVLSQVAPPVFTPAGGNGNNPVEQVSLSSATVGASIHYTINGGTPTPSSMLFNSYNPITVVGTIKIQAIAVYNGTSSAVASATYTSPTYPTTPIINFSQGFPLTAGVVTTNGSASLFEGYLNLTTDGYDQAGSSFYATPVNVQSFTTDFSFHILEGGISGAGGADGFTFTIQNAGPNALGGDGAGLGFVTIQKSLAIKFDIYNNVGEGPDSTGLYIWGRTPTVPAINLSGTGINLASNDIYDAHLTYDGAILNMTITNLYTRASFSYAWEINIPSTVGGPTAYVGFTGSTGGETSFSSLDSWTYESGSPAAPNFATGFEDGNGVYLNGTAVPSGSAVQLTTGLKNQAGSLFFPNALNIQSFTSKFGFQITDPSADGLTFTIQGVGPTALGGTGGGLGYNTIPKSVALKFDLFNNAGEGVNSTGIYTGGTTPTLPSVDLTGTGIDLHSGDPITVDLSYNGTVLTMTITDQITKAHYTHPFTVDIPAAVGGTTAFVGFTGATGGETSKQGILTWTFTPGS is encoded by the coding sequence ATGAGGAGCATCCCCTTTAAAGCTTTGATTCTCATTGCAGTCGACGTGCTGGCATTCGGCCAGGTTGCCGCTTCTGCCCAGACTGCCTCTTCTTCCGCCCTAAACTCTCAACCCACAACCAATTCCAAGTTGGCCGCCGTCAATCCGGCGGTGAAGGCGAACTTCGCCAAGCTGCCGCTCAGTTTCGAGGCCAATCAGGGCCAGACCGACGGACAGGTCAAATTCCTTTCCCGCGGACAAGGCTATTCACTCTTCCTTACCGACCGCGAAGCCGTTCTTGCGTTGCACAAAAATGAGGCGCAACCGGTTCATGGGCGCGGCGGCAAACCAGCATTTCCAGCGCAGGCCGGCAAGATCGATGTCGTCCGGATGGAGCTTGACGGCGCTTCGCAAGGAGTGCGCGTCGCTGGCGAAGAGCCGCTGCCCGGCAAGTCGAACTATTTCATCGGCAGCGACCCGTCGAAGTGGCACACCAATGTCCCAACCTACTCCAAAGTCAAGTACAACAACGTGTATCCCGGGATCGACCTGGTTTACTACGGCAGCCAGCAGCAGTTGGAGTATGACTTCGTCGTCGCGCGCAATGCTGATCCGAAGCAGGCGCGGCTGCGCTTCACTGGCGCCAGCAAGCTGAAGCTGAACCACGACGGCGACCTCGAGATCGTCGCCAGGGACGGCGAGATCGCCTTCCACAAGCCGGTCGCTTATCAGATGAAGGACGGCCAGCGCCAGCCGGTTGAAGGCCGCTTCCAACTGTTGACGAAGAATACGGTCGGCTTCGCCGTCAAAGATTACGATCATAGTCGCGAGCTGGTAATTGACCCGGTCTTGGGGTATTCGACCTACTTGAGCGGGAGCGGCTCGACGGGATATACCGAAGGGTTGGCCATCGCCGTTGATAACTCGGGGCAGGCGGTGGTGACCGGATTTACGAACTCAACCACTTTCCCAGTCACCAGCGGCGCCTACCAGCCGACGTTGGAGGAATTCGCCCAAGATGCCTTCGTGACCAAACTGAATTCGACCGGAACGGCGTTGATCTACTCCACCTTTCTCGGCGGCAGCAGTGGCGCCACAGGGAGCGCGATTGCATTGGACAGTGCTGGAGACGCTTACGTGGGGGGAAGCGCCTTTTCCGGCTACCCGACCACCCCCGGCGCGTTTCAGACCACCTACCACTGCGTTCCCAGCGCTTATTGCTCAATCGGCTTCGTTACCGAACTGAACCCGCAGGGCTCAGCCCTCGTGTTTTCGACGTACTTAGGTGGAAGCGGGCGCAACGGGGGATACGGCGACGCCGTTTTAGGTCTTGCACTCGACGTCAACAAGAACATTTATGCGACGGGATATACTGCCTCGCTCGATTTTCCGGTCACCTCTGGCGCCTTCCAGACGACCAACAAGGCCCCGACTGATCATCCCTACAATGCATTCCTGAGCAAGCTGAACGCGGGTGGCGCGCATCTGGTCTACTCTACATATCTCGGAGGAAGCGGCTACACTGGAGAGTATAGAGTGAGCGGCGACCGGGGCCTGTCCGTAGGGGTAGATGGCTCAGGTTTCGCCTATGTCGGCGGCCTCACGATTTCCCCCGATTTCCCAACGACCTCGGGGACCCTTCAAACCGTGTACTACGGCGGCGACTTCGGGACTGGATTTGTGAGTAAGTTCAACGCCGACGGCTCTTCGTTGCTCTACTCGACTTACATCAGCGGGACAAGGTACCCGACGCGAACAGACGCCGGCGATGTCGTGAACGCTATCGCCGTGGACAGTTCCGGCGACGCATATATCACCGGCAGCACAGTCTCCCTCAACTTCCCGGTCACCGCCAACGCCTTTCAAAAGGTCAAAAATTCGTTCGGCGCAAGCATTAGCTTTGTCTCCAAAATCAATCCAAAGGGAACCGGTTTCGTCTACTCGACCTACTTAGGCTCTCTCTATAACGTGGGGGATATCGACGACCAAGGCAATGGCATTGCGGTCGACGCGAACGGAGAAGCTACTGTGACCGGCGCTACCTTCGATGAGTACTTCCCGGTGACACCAGATGCCTTTCAACCGCAGAACCACAGCTATTCTAATTCGTTCGCCGCGAATGCTTTTCTAACTCGGCTCAATAGAGACGGATCGGCCTTGATCTATTCTACCTATCTAGGCGGCCATTATGAGGCCTCTGGATCGGCTGTAGCCCTCGACTCAGCAGACAACGCCTATCTGACGGGCATCACATCTGGCGGTGCCTTCCCGGTGTCAGTCGGCGCTTTTCAGCCAAAGTACTCTGGCAACCATGACTATTACAACGCGTTCGTCAGCGAAATTTACTTTGGGACGCTCCCTGCCCCGGTTGCTACCACAACGACGCTCTCCACCAGCGCGAACACCGTCCAGAAAGGCGTTCCAGTAACTTTAACTGCCCATGTCACGCTTGCCGACGGAACTGCGGTAACCCGCGGCGGCGTGAACCTCTTCTTGAATGGAAATGGACAATATTTCGACACAGTAGATCTGGACAGCGCGGGGAATGCCATCTTCACGACCTCTACCATTTCGCCGGGAACGTATAAAATTTCCGCAGAGTATGTTAACAACAGCAACGAATTGCCTAACTATGGACCCAGCGCGAGCCCGTCCCTGTCTCTAACTGTTTTGAGCCAGGTGGCGCCGCCGGTGTTCACTCCAGCGGGCGGCAACGGCAACAATCCAGTCGAACAAGTCTCGCTGAGCTCTGCGACCGTTGGCGCATCGATCCACTACACCATCAATGGTGGCACACCCACCCCCTCCTCCATGCTCTTTAATTCCTACAATCCGATCACCGTCGTCGGAACCATAAAGATCCAGGCGATCGCGGTCTATAACGGAACCTCCAGCGCGGTGGCGTCTGCTACTTACACCTCTCCAACTTACCCCACTACACCCATCATCAACTTCAGCCAGGGCTTCCCGCTTACTGCTGGAGTTGTGACGACGAATGGCAGCGCCTCGCTTTTCGAGGGCTACCTGAATCTGACTACGGATGGCTATGACCAGGCGGGCAGCTCTTTCTATGCAACTCCGGTCAATGTGCAATCGTTCACCACCGACTTCAGCTTCCACATATTGGAAGGTGGCATATCGGGAGCCGGCGGCGCGGACGGTTTCACATTCACGATTCAAAATGCAGGACCGAACGCTCTTGGCGGCGATGGCGCGGGGCTGGGCTTTGTGACCATCCAGAAGAGCCTCGCCATCAAGTTCGACATCTACAACAATGTGGGCGAGGGGCCGGACTCGACCGGACTCTACATCTGGGGACGCACCCCGACCGTCCCAGCCATCAACCTCTCAGGAACTGGGATCAATCTGGCAAGCAACGACATCTACGACGCCCACCTGACCTATGACGGCGCAATCTTGAACATGACGATCACCAACCTCTATACACGGGCTTCGTTCTCCTACGCCTGGGAGATCAATATTCCGTCCACGGTCGGGGGCCCGACTGCCTACGTCGGCTTTACCGGCAGCACCGGAGGGGAAACTTCGTTCAGCAGCCTTGACAGTTGGACCTACGAGTCCGGCTCTCCGGCGGCTCCTAACTTCGCCACCGGCTTTGAAGACGGCAATGGTGTATATCTCAACGGAACCGCTGTTCCCTCCGGATCCGCGGTCCAACTGACTACCGGCCTTAAGAACCAGGCAGGCAGCCTCTTTTTTCCAAATGCGCTCAACATTCAGTCTTTCACCTCGAAATTTGGCTTCCAAATCACCGATCCATCGGCCGACGGTTTGACTTTCACCATCCAGGGAGTAGGACCAACGGCGCTTGGCGGCACTGGAGGCGGGCTGGGCTACAACACCATCCCGAAGAGCGTGGCGCTCAAGTTCGACCTCTTCAACAATGCGGGAGAAGGCGTGAACTCAACTGGTATTTATACCGGAGGGACTACGCCAACACTTCCTTCCGTCGACCTCACGGGGACCGGAATCGACCTGCACAGCGGTGATCCGATCACCGTCGATCTTAGCTACAACGGCACCGTGCTCACGATGACAATCACCGATCAGATCACCAAAGCGCACTATACGCATCCATTCACCGTCGACATACCGGCAGCGGTCGGCGGCACAACTGCCTTTGTCGGATTTACCGGAGCGACCGGTGGTGAGACGTCCAAGCAGGGCATCCTTACCTGGACATTTACGCCGGGGAGTTAG
- a CDS encoding peroxiredoxin family protein: MRSDMIPGARFPDYELTDHTATRRKLSELQGLDPMIVVLSRGGFCPKDRRQNEGLIELYREMEVGYCRLVTISTDSLTETNEYRSGVGAHWPFLSDAGRVVQKDLDIAEYTDPLHNPMIPHVIVLEPELIIHKIYGGYWFFGRPTMEDLRQDLRAVTKKCRADWDITTPEMKRAWQEGRKELFYPYGKTYAQTIHEQD; this comes from the coding sequence ATGCGAAGCGACATGATACCTGGAGCTCGTTTTCCTGATTACGAGCTCACCGATCACACCGCGACACGTCGCAAATTGTCCGAACTTCAAGGCCTTGACCCTATGATCGTTGTGCTGAGTCGGGGAGGCTTCTGCCCAAAGGATCGACGCCAGAATGAGGGACTGATCGAGCTATACCGTGAGATGGAAGTTGGCTATTGCCGGCTTGTCACCATCAGCACGGATAGCCTCACGGAGACGAACGAATACCGCAGCGGAGTCGGCGCACACTGGCCCTTCTTGTCCGACGCGGGCCGTGTGGTTCAAAAGGACCTCGACATCGCCGAATATACAGACCCGCTCCACAATCCAATGATCCCTCACGTTATTGTTCTTGAGCCGGAGCTAATCATCCACAAGATCTACGGAGGGTACTGGTTTTTTGGAAGGCCCACCATGGAGGACTTGCGTCAGGATTTGCGCGCTGTCACGAAGAAATGTAGGGCAGACTGGGACATCACGACGCCCGAGATGAAGCGCGCGTGGCAGGAAGGCCGGAAGGAGCTCTTCTATCCATACGGTAAGACCTACGCCCAAACGATCCATGAGCAGGATTGA
- a CDS encoding pyridoxamine 5'-phosphate oxidase family protein — protein MGRQFAKLAFTPLVKRQQELHGSRRQYQRIEESGEPGSQLGEDEREFIEARDGFYMASVSETGWPYIQFRGGPKGFLRVLDDQTLGFADLRGNRQYISVGNLQHDDRVALFLMDYVGQQRLKILGRTTILEGGDAAQELIAKLRTSEPNALPERAFVIHVEAFDWNCPQHITPRFTEEEIRDLLEPRNG, from the coding sequence ATGGGACGGCAATTTGCGAAGCTCGCCTTTACGCCTCTCGTCAAGAGGCAGCAAGAACTCCACGGCAGTCGCCGGCAATACCAGCGGATAGAAGAAAGCGGCGAGCCGGGTAGCCAGTTAGGTGAGGACGAGCGAGAGTTCATTGAAGCTCGCGACGGCTTCTACATGGCGTCCGTGAGCGAAACCGGATGGCCGTACATCCAGTTTCGCGGTGGCCCTAAGGGGTTCCTACGCGTCTTGGATGACCAAACGCTCGGCTTTGCTGACCTGAGAGGCAATCGGCAATACATCAGTGTTGGGAACTTACAGCACGACGACCGTGTCGCCCTGTTCCTGATGGATTACGTAGGACAACAGCGTCTGAAAATTCTCGGGCGGACAACCATCTTGGAAGGTGGTGACGCCGCGCAGGAGCTGATTGCAAAACTCAGAACCTCCGAACCCAATGCCTTACCCGAACGTGCCTTCGTGATTCATGTCGAGGCCTTCGATTGGAATTGCCCGCAGCACATTACGCCTCGCTTTACCGAGGAAGAGATCAGGGACCTACTCGAACCGAGGAACGGATGA
- a CDS encoding alpha/beta fold hydrolase, which translates to MNAFKFIRNVVATCATLIAIAGPALNASAQTAPATGVKTVLLVHGAWADGSSWSKLIPLLEAKGLHVVAVQIPLTSFADDVSATQRAIALEDGPLLLVGHSYGGAVITEAGNDPKVAGLVYVSAVAPDQGESAFGLITSVPTPVGSELRPDKSGFLKLTPKGIAEDFAQDLSAKEIAVLTATQVPTSVAAMKGEVTTPAWKSKPSWYIIAANDRTISPALEAAQANKIGATATTVPSSHVIMLAQPSKVAAVILDAASKASSK; encoded by the coding sequence ATGAACGCATTCAAGTTTATTCGGAACGTCGTGGCGACGTGCGCAACATTAATCGCGATCGCCGGTCCCGCCCTCAACGCGTCGGCGCAGACAGCCCCCGCAACAGGAGTTAAGACCGTACTCCTCGTCCACGGAGCATGGGCGGACGGTTCGAGCTGGTCGAAGCTCATTCCATTGCTGGAGGCGAAAGGCCTGCATGTTGTTGCTGTCCAGATCCCGCTCACATCATTCGCAGACGACGTTTCAGCAACCCAGCGTGCCATCGCTCTCGAGGATGGGCCTTTATTGCTCGTCGGTCACTCGTACGGCGGGGCTGTCATCACCGAAGCTGGGAACGATCCTAAGGTGGCAGGACTCGTCTATGTGTCGGCAGTAGCTCCAGATCAGGGAGAGTCGGCTTTTGGTCTCATTACAAGCGTTCCAACACCTGTCGGCTCAGAGCTACGCCCAGACAAGAGTGGCTTCCTCAAACTGACTCCGAAGGGGATTGCTGAGGATTTCGCACAAGATCTTTCCGCCAAGGAGATTGCCGTTCTGACCGCAACACAGGTGCCAACAAGCGTTGCTGCAATGAAGGGAGAAGTTACGACTCCCGCCTGGAAGTCGAAACCGTCGTGGTACATCATCGCCGCAAATGACAGGACAATTTCGCCCGCTCTAGAAGCAGCTCAGGCGAATAAAATCGGTGCGACAGCAACCACTGTCCCCTCCAGCCACGTCATTATGCTGGCTCAACCGTCGAAAGTCGCGGCTGTGATTCTTGATGCGGCATCAAAAGCCAGTTCCAAGTAG
- a CDS encoding sensor histidine kinase — translation MIAFISHDLRQPLTAILANAELLTRPNISEMERMDFYQEIRWDVDRINELVSSLLECSKGRDSLRLAVGNIVKTVEHAIRMTCARQEFHRIVIKHHHKGRAVGWFDCSRLERAVVNLVLNACEAVDPGSGQIVIATTGRKDTVEIDVSDDGPGIPAMVQASVFRPFVTYGKAQGNGLGLAIAKKIVEDHGGMIRLDERCETGTSFKITIPFASPR, via the coding sequence ATGATTGCGTTCATTTCCCACGATCTTCGCCAGCCTTTGACCGCGATTCTTGCGAATGCGGAACTTCTCACCCGGCCTAATATCAGCGAGATGGAAAGAATGGACTTCTATCAGGAGATCCGTTGGGACGTCGACCGGATCAATGAGCTCGTTTCCTCACTGCTAGAGTGTTCCAAAGGCCGCGACTCCCTGCGGCTGGCCGTTGGAAATATCGTTAAGACGGTCGAGCACGCGATCCGGATGACATGTGCAAGACAGGAGTTCCATCGGATCGTCATCAAGCATCATCACAAAGGCCGGGCCGTGGGCTGGTTTGATTGCAGCCGTCTGGAACGGGCGGTCGTCAACCTGGTCTTGAATGCTTGTGAGGCCGTGGACCCAGGCTCCGGACAAATTGTCATAGCCACGACGGGGAGGAAGGATACTGTGGAAATTGACGTCTCAGATGACGGCCCAGGGATCCCCGCGATGGTTCAGGCCTCAGTGTTTCGACCCTTTGTAACTTACGGAAAGGCTCAGGGGAACGGATTGGGACTTGCGATCGCGAAGAAGATTGTCGAGGATCATGGCGGGATGATTCGCCTCGACGAGAGGTGCGAGACAGGAACGTCATTTAAGATCACGATTCCGTTCGCAAGTCCGAGGTAG
- a CDS encoding sugar phosphate isomerase/epimerase family protein produces the protein MKIGVSAFAWTSDFGAPHLELLPGLRELGLQGVEVPMFDPGTLPVGGVRNACERNGLTCTVCALLPKQYNPISPEREARLGALRHLQQCIEATAAMGAHLLGGPLFAPIGYLPEHRPTEDEWSWATEVFQSLGDSLAANDVTLSIEPVNRSETFFLRTAAEASRLCELIVNPRIGVTIDTFHANIEERDIAGAIRSLGRHLKHIHASENDRGPLGRGHVPFLEIVNTLEEIKFDGFVMIEGFGYSPPEKNAPGYLWACPDVSPEAFVTESLRFLKEISPGTEAWLPSTVVGER, from the coding sequence ATGAAGATAGGCGTAAGCGCCTTCGCATGGACCTCGGATTTTGGGGCCCCGCACCTTGAACTGCTGCCGGGACTCAGGGAGTTGGGTCTTCAGGGCGTGGAAGTTCCCATGTTCGATCCCGGAACGCTGCCGGTTGGCGGTGTTCGAAACGCATGCGAACGCAACGGGCTGACGTGCACAGTCTGCGCTCTTTTGCCGAAGCAATATAACCCGATCAGCCCGGAGCGTGAAGCGAGGCTCGGGGCCCTCCGCCATCTTCAGCAATGCATCGAAGCGACCGCCGCGATGGGAGCGCACCTGCTCGGCGGCCCGTTGTTCGCGCCCATCGGCTACCTTCCGGAGCATCGGCCGACTGAGGACGAATGGTCATGGGCCACGGAAGTATTCCAGTCTTTGGGCGACAGCTTAGCTGCGAACGACGTGACGCTGTCGATCGAGCCGGTGAACCGATCGGAGACATTCTTCTTGAGGACGGCCGCGGAGGCAAGCCGTCTCTGCGAGCTGATCGTCAATCCTCGAATCGGCGTCACGATCGATACGTTCCACGCCAATATCGAGGAACGTGATATTGCAGGGGCAATTCGGAGCCTGGGCCGCCACTTGAAGCACATCCATGCGAGCGAGAACGATCGTGGACCGCTCGGTCGAGGACATGTTCCGTTCCTCGAGATCGTCAATACGCTTGAAGAAATCAAGTTCGACGGATTCGTGATGATCGAAGGCTTCGGCTACAGCCCGCCGGAGAAGAATGCTCCGGGATATCTATGGGCGTGTCCAGATGTGTCGCCCGAGGCCTTTGTTACAGAGAGTCTCCGGTTCCTGAAGGAGATTTCGCCAGGTACGGAGGCTTGGTTGCCATCCACTGTCGTTGGGGAGCGCTGA
- a CDS encoding alpha/beta hydrolase: MPLRTKLALVVILLCGLIATSTKLYAQDAAQPAPNVVVNSDGTVQIPSYAVPLSSFLSPDAKTYVTDHMREMQDPELVKQDQGVPRFMKRYLERDEALFALERKDVSLGGVHTYTYSPRAGISDKNKARVLINLHGGGFSGCWPGCAELESMPISALMKIKVVTVDYREGPDNKFPAASEDVASVYRELLKTYKPQDIGIYGCSAGGMLTAMSLAWFQTHGLPTPGAVGIYCASAGAFGGDATYIAFPFGEGRMPPAHPPAQSQLGYFGGTDMKDPLVSPMNSPEILAKFPPTLLITGTRDFAMSGTIHTDAELTKRGVKAELHVWDGLFHGFFYNADVPESQDAFNVMISFFDRNLGTK; encoded by the coding sequence ATGCCCCTTCGAACCAAGCTCGCTCTCGTCGTCATTCTGCTCTGTGGCTTGATCGCGACTTCGACAAAGCTTTACGCGCAGGACGCGGCGCAGCCGGCCCCGAACGTCGTCGTCAACTCGGACGGCACGGTGCAGATTCCCAGCTACGCCGTGCCGCTTTCCAGCTTCCTGAGCCCCGACGCCAAAACCTACGTCACGGATCACATGAGAGAGATGCAGGACCCCGAGCTTGTGAAGCAGGATCAGGGTGTGCCTCGTTTCATGAAACGCTACCTGGAGCGCGACGAGGCGCTGTTCGCCCTCGAACGCAAGGACGTTTCTCTGGGAGGTGTGCATACCTACACTTACTCGCCGCGAGCGGGAATATCGGACAAGAACAAGGCGCGAGTCTTGATCAACCTGCACGGCGGCGGATTTTCCGGCTGCTGGCCCGGCTGCGCCGAACTCGAGTCAATGCCGATCTCCGCGCTCATGAAGATCAAAGTTGTTACCGTGGATTACCGCGAGGGACCGGACAACAAGTTCCCGGCCGCCAGCGAAGATGTGGCAAGCGTCTACCGCGAGTTGCTGAAGACTTACAAGCCGCAAGACATCGGCATATATGGATGCTCTGCCGGCGGCATGTTGACGGCGATGTCTCTGGCTTGGTTTCAAACCCATGGACTGCCGACGCCGGGAGCGGTTGGCATCTACTGCGCCTCCGCCGGCGCGTTCGGCGGAGATGCTACCTATATAGCGTTTCCCTTCGGAGAGGGGAGAATGCCCCCCGCGCACCCTCCCGCTCAATCTCAGCTTGGGTATTTCGGCGGGACAGACATGAAGGATCCACTCGTCTCGCCAATGAATTCACCCGAGATCCTGGCGAAGTTCCCCCCGACTCTGCTGATTACGGGGACCCGGGACTTCGCGATGAGCGGCACGATCCACACGGATGCGGAGCTCACCAAGAGGGGCGTCAAGGCGGAGCTTCATGTGTGGGACGGGCTGTTTCACGGGTTCTTTTATAACGCCGATGTTCCGGAGTCGCAGGACGCCTTCAACGTGATGATCAGCTTCTTCGACCGGAATCTTGGGACAAAGTAG